The following proteins are co-located in the Vigna angularis cultivar LongXiaoDou No.4 chromosome 2, ASM1680809v1, whole genome shotgun sequence genome:
- the LOC108328209 gene encoding GATA transcription factor 9, protein MNMNMCQSVSVTTECHQEQVFAPSCSSSLDDLFSAQNTEVDVELEWLSEFVEDCFSSPPSFVLGGGGAKSNTSIISISTGGSSSSSKGCSSGTLKRAQENECPLQNFAVPGKARSKRKRLSAPRTKDPLSIWSQHLNPQNEALSSDPPLLKQAYWLADSELMMPKAKEEQEVRKVVIGECEVEGSSGQQAMARRCSHCLAQRTPQWRAGPLGPKTLCNACGVRYKSGRLLPEYRPAKSPTFVSYLHSNSHKKVMEMRMSVYSSISSDL, encoded by the exons ATGAACATGAATATGTGCCAAAGTGTATCAGTTACCACTGAATGCCACCAAGAGCAGGTTTTTGCCCCTTCTTGCTCAAGCAGCCTTGATGACCTCTTCTCTGCTCAGAACACG GAAGTGGATGTTGAGTTGGAGTGGCTTTCGGAGTTTGTGGAGGACTGCTTTTCGAGTCCCCCAAGTTTTGTGTTGGGAGGCGGTGGGGCTAAGAGTAATACAAGCATAATAAGCATAAGCACAGGcggcagcagcagcagcagcaaggGTTGTTCTTCAGGCACATTGAAGAGAGCCCAAGAGAATGAGTGTCCTTTGCAGAATTTTGCTGTGCCTGGGAAGGCGAGGAGCAAAAGGAAAAGGCTTTCGGCCCCTAGAACGAAGGACCCTTTGAGCATATGGTCACAGCATTTGAACCCCCAAAACGAAGCCTTGAGTTCTGACCCTCCACTCCTGAAACAGGCTTATTGGTTGGCTGACAGTGAACTGATGATGCCAAAGGCAAAGGAGGAGCAAGAAGTGAGGAAAGTGGTGATTGGGGAGTGTGAGGTTGAAGGTAGCAGTGGTCAACAAGCAATGGCAAGGAGATGCAGCCATTGCTTGGCTCAGAGGACCCCACAGTGGAGGGCAGGACCATTAGGTCCAAAGACACTTTGCAATGCATGTGGAGTTAGGTACAAGTCTGGTAGGTTACTACCAGAGTATAGGCCAGCCAAGAGTCCTACTTTTGTTAGCTACTTGCACTCCAATTCCCACAAGAAAGTCATGGAGATGAGGATGTCTGTTTACTCTTCCATTTCTTCTGACCTTTAG